One Thermococcus kodakarensis KOD1 genomic window carries:
- a CDS encoding DUF190 domain-containing protein — MVEVEHWNTLRLKIYIGENDRWEGKPLYKAIVEKLREMGMAGATVYRGIYGFGKKSRVHSSDVMRLSTDLPVVVEVVDRGHKIEKAICEIKPMIKDGMITVEPVIVVWVGTKEEIEKFEEDAVRET, encoded by the coding sequence ATGGTCGAAGTTGAGCACTGGAACACGCTCCGTCTCAAGATTTACATCGGCGAGAACGACCGCTGGGAGGGGAAGCCCCTGTACAAAGCAATAGTGGAAAAGCTTCGTGAAATGGGGATGGCAGGGGCTACTGTCTATCGCGGCATCTACGGCTTTGGAAAAAAGAGCCGCGTCCACTCAAGCGACGTTATGAGGCTTTCAACGGACCTTCCAGTGGTTGTGGAGGTCGTGGATAGGGGGCATAAGATAGAGAAGGCGATATGCGAGATAAAACCTATGATAAAGGATGGGATGATAACGGTCGAACCCGTCATAGTGGTGTGGGTCGGCACTAAGGAAGAGATCGAAAAGTTCGAGGAAGACGCCGTTAGAGAAACTTAG